A genome region from Cyprinus carpio isolate SPL01 chromosome B23, ASM1834038v1, whole genome shotgun sequence includes the following:
- the ncoa6 gene encoding nuclear receptor coactivator 6 isoform X1 produces the protein MAHQLSLDAQSPRAAPLTDHDSGVEDEDDGSCSPTTTSTIYVAFKGNMNDEDFREKLDTILQGMPDMLLLGTKRLEPERVEPWNSVRVTFNIPREAAERLRLLAQNNQQQLRDLGILSVQIEGEGAINVAVGQGRSQEVRVNGPLGAPGQMRMDVVFPMQQGQAGMRMNNPSVSMMPPGANMAAQGMVPNSGTPMQPRAPRPPSQTDTMDPMLSGLALQQQQQQLQHPHVGHGPLGNLGPQGHHMQAMQANRQLNPAALQQLQQQQQLQQQQQQHQQQQVQMAQLGGARGPFNPSNQMPVPPGWNQLPSGVLQPPPVQGPMGPGWRKAPPQPQMGQRQPSLASVQTPNHPPPPYPFGSQQAGPVFNSMAQHQLQQQQQQTGANQFATPQPKVPQGAPGVVVSRAPPPLPPSSAPQGSLTAKSPGSSSSPFQQGSPGTPPMMGQGQLGPRPTTPQGFPQGVGSPGRAVMGQQGNIQPGFMGVPQHGQVPQVGMGGMPKRMPVGFPNAPVNQNFGQGQVTTTGAGSTPQIQNSQSMANTGVQSSVQAPNHMQSNPLQVSAVTHHSGMPAQPPGTTSGASMGQPQQGLKTQMMGVPQSQHQTQVVASTQSQMAQSQTGSQTVLSRPVNTGQRGMTPPKQMMPPQGQGIMQSQNQLGGGQGHQALLLQQQQQQQQQQQQQQQQQQQQQQQQNAMMEHIVASQIQGNKQAFGPKGQPGVMQGQIMRGPSPNIQGNMAQFQSQMGQQQMTQQHHQQQQQQMAHLQQQQQLQQQQLQQQQLQQQQLQLQHQQPQQAQMQQQQLQQPHQQMVQQQSQQIPMNGNPNQALGMHGSQMRLPGNHHLVQQQLQQKQQQQQVMLQQQQAGQQHQHQLGDSSGNADISQQMVPDLQNPQQQQGMLGNSQHMQVGNGHFPGHGMSFNPQFAGQMPVGGPCGQAGGFPVNKDVTLTSPLLVNLLQSDISASQFGPGGKQGTGAVAAANQVKPKKKKPPRKKKPKVEEGQQSTDSLCGLDSLPHGLEEGEMQGLGGDQGSGIDSNSKLSEFANRPGLPGQSGDQRILQQMPMQFMPQQQQQQQIQQMQQQQQQLQQQQQQQQQMQQQQMQQQHQQIQQQQMQQQQMQMQTMQGPQGQAGTSQGPHHVQTQIHSQQSMQMQHQQQQQPPPQHLQQQLQSQPQQQQQQQAQQQQQQQHQQQQQQMMMMLKMQQEAKNRMTLQQGGHMQKGLVNPNDPSQRMPVSQPGNMPVMIDLQGHGGVPPSPDKARGMPLMVNPTLTGPARRTPHSEVGQPTPPEETPGNHSMQDRGPLEIGQQSGNGNQPMIPNQGPNTHLMKSVPLSVPHQPGASPQQQSQQVAAMAGSHNIHFSSAPAVSQSSRPKTPNRASPRPYHHPLTPTNRPPSTEPSEINLSPERLNASIAGLFPPKINIPLPPRQPNLNRGFDQQGLNPTTLKAIGQAPPNLTNLPVNNNTSGNNNGPQSYPSGVGMVNSGGKQDKQTGVGHAKRASPSNSRRSSPASNRKAATPSPGRQKGAKASLTSPPHPQQMMVSPQNVMVSPNSVLPTTSASLPSAGPGESQQSLNSLQTLPGSADAIRDGQVVTTQAEQHQAVQFREQSGPKMASPRVHSQEPKRQELSNLVEQRVEDKQQPRTTPQHDHSSAVSPAFRDAPTSLNQLLDNTGTPSLSVKSQNIPQVGGELVQKESPNAPSAQENQPNPVVSQSTNIGTSLSTSETDQKPKPASVSSPNLVVSSSANLQSVSAVSSVSSNQTVLLSLTSIPNPSVSSNHNLIPISNASQTVLQRPISSVTTPQNQITVFVTSNPISSATNTASVVPPALVSKVLAVPNKNIRPPDIRQQNPTQTRPQFIAGSVYSIFQATPVSSSANVMSQPVTMVGPIVSANIQLTPTPVLTTSQPSAQASTSMLTNSPAVSIAATQQSRTVIGQLQVQVPASQASPVNVVLPPQQPSPGGPKQESVSEASGSKSSPVGQTVLHSGMSSPFQQLLASPPACSSPGATAVARRSPLSPTTVLAKSSPVQTVVSKHTMPSISSSNADDQKERTPVTQIGKTLDVATTQASCAVTSETVSALQPTAPVTVPAAQIASQQSALPPKVSSPEPVPTPSPVPTSTPSSNMPPPASTPGMVHLSSPVATSSPPSSLPAVLVSAPTAAPGPPTTTSRPSTATQLSGEQQPSALVETSGSDSAETKAIVDAPGISAHPEAPQEDQASCGQAGQGVTTAAEQGWAKKRKTPVILAPRDTRATTEKAKGPSRRSSRTDKEPEEEASDNGQRKRVARPGSASSNTGKESNTGASPTQAKRRKSK, from the exons ATGGCGCATCAGCTGTCCCTGGATGCACAATCCCCTCGAGCCGCCCCGCTCACGGATCACGACTCTGGAGTGGAAGATGAAGACGATGGCTCCTGCAGCCCTACCACAACCTCCACAATCTATGTTGCCTTCAAAGGGAACATGAATGATGAGGACTTTCGGGAGAAGCTGGATACCATCTTACAGGGGATGCCAGATATGCTCTTACTAG GTACAAAGAGGCTCGAACCCGAGCGTGTGGAGCCATGGAACAGCGTACGTGTCACTTTCAACATCCCCCGTGAGGCAGCCGAGCGACTGCGCCTCCTGGCTCAAAACAATCAGCAGCAGCTGCGGGATCTGGGCATCCTGTCTGTGCAGATTGAAG GTGAAGGAGCCATTAACGTTGCGGTTGGACAGGGCCGAAGTCAAGAAGTAAGGGTAAATGGACCCCTTGGTGCTCCTGGTCAGATGAGAATGGATGTTGTGTTCCCTATGCAGCAGGGCCAGG CTGGAATGCGTATGAATAACCCTTCGGTGTCTATGATGCCTCCTGGGGCTAATATGGCAGCTCAGGGAATGGTACCTAATAGTGGTACACCAATGCAGCCAAGAGCACCAAGGCCACCTTCACAGACAG ACACAATGGATCCCATGCTTTCAGGGCTGGCCttacagcaacagcaacaacaactccAACATCCTCATGTGGGACATGGTCCACTTGGTAACTTAGGCCCACAGGGACATCACATGCAAGCCATGCAAGCAAATCGACAGCTAAATCCAGCAGCCCTACAGCAActtcagcaacaacaacaacttcagcaacaacaacaacaacaccaacaacagcAGGTTCAGATGGCCCAACTAGGTGGTGCACGTGGTCCTTTCAACCCCTCCAACCAGATGCCTGTACCCCCTGGCTGGAACCAGTTGCCCTCTGGTGTTCTCCAACCACCACCTGTCCAGGGTCCTATGGGACCAGGTTGGAGGAAAGCCCCGCCACAGCCACAAATGGGGCAGCGTCAACCCTCTTTGGCATCTGTTCAGACGCCCAATCATCCACCACCACCATATCCATTTGGAAGTCAGCAGGCCGGACCGGTTTTCAATTCAATGGCACAACATCAGttgcaacaacagcagcagcagacagGGGCAAACCAGTTTGCAACCCCTCAGCCCAAAGTCCCTCAGGGAGCACCAGGTGTAGTTGTCTCAAGAGCACCGCCTCCTCTGCCTCCCTCCTCTGCCCCTCAAGGAAGTCTCACAGCCAAGTCCCCTGGTTCGTCGTCATCTCCTTTCCAACAGGGCTCACCTGGAACACCTCCAATGATGGGACAGGGGCAGCTTGGTCCACGTCCCACAACCCCCCAGGGTTTCCCACAAGGTGTTGGATCTCCAGGAAGAGCTGTGATGGGCCAGCAAGGAAACATTCAGCCTGGCTTTATGGGCGTTCCACAACATGGACAGGTTCCCCAAGTTGGAATGGGAG GTATGCCCAAACGAATGCCAGTGGGGTTCCCAAATGCTCCTGTTAATCAAAATTTCGGACAAGGACAGGTTACTACTACAGGAGCAGGTAGTACACCTCAAATACAAAATAGTCAGAGCATGGCAAACACTG GCGTCCAGTCATCAGTCCAAGCGCCAAATCATATGCAGTCAAATCCCCTTCAAGTTTCTGCAGTGACCCACCACAGTGGCATGCCAGCCCAACCCCCAGGCACCACCTCAGGAGCTAGTATGGGACAACCTCAGCAAGGACTTAAGACTCAAATGATGGGTGTACCACAATCACAACATCAAACACAGGTTGTAGCTTCCACTCAAAGTCAAATGGCACAAAGCCAAACAGGAAGCCAGACTGTTTTGTCCAGGCCAGTAAATACCGGGCAGCGAGGAATGACCCCTCCCAAGCAAATGATGCCACCACAAGGTCAAGGGATCATGCAGAGCCAAAACCAGCTTGGTGGAGGACAGGGACATCAGGCTTTATtgcttcagcagcagcagcagcagcaacaacaacaacaacagcagcagcaacaacaacaacaacaacagcaacagcaaaatGCTATGATGGAACACATTGTAGCTAGTCAGATACAGGGTAACAAGCAGGCCTTTGGCCCAAAAGGTCAACCTGGTGTAATGCAAGGCCAGATAATGAGAGGTCCTTCACCTAATATTCAAGGTAATATGGCGCAGTTTCAATCTCAGATGGGTCAGCAACAAATGACTCAACAACACCatcagcaacagcaacaacaaatggctcatttacaacaacagcagcaattaCAGCAACAGCAACTACAGCAACAGCAGTTACAACAGCAACAACTACAGCTGCAACACcagcagccacaacaagcacaaATGCAACAACAACAGCTACAGCAACCCCATCAGCAAATGGTACAACAACAGTCTCAACAAATTCCAATGAATGGCAACCCCAACCAAGCATTAGGGATGCATGGGTCTCAGATGCGACTTCCAGGAAATCATCATTTAGTACAACAACAGCTTcagcaaaaacaacagcaacagcaggtGATGCTGCAGCAGCAACAGGCTGGTCAGCAGCATCAACACCAGTTAGGAGATAGTAGTGGAAATGCTGATATCAGCCAACAGATGGTTCCAGACCTGCAGAATCCGCAACAACAGCAGGGTATGTTGGGAAATTCTCAACATATGCAGGTTGGCAATGGCCATTTTCCTGGTCATGGCATGTCCTTCAATCCTCAGTTTGCTGGTCAGATGCCAGTAGGAGGCCCATGTGGGCAAGCGGGTGGATTTCCAGTAAACAAGGATGTGACACTAACCAGTCCCTTATTAGTAAATCTTCTCCAAAGTGATATTTCTGCCAGCCAGTTTGGTCCTGGTGGGAAGCAAGGAACAGGTGCGGTTGCTGCTGCTAACCAGGTCAAGCCTAAAAAGAAGAAACCTCCCCGTAAGAAGAAGCCAAAAGTAGAGGAAGGACAACAGTCTACTGACAGTCTGTG TGGTCTGGATTCATTGCCTCATGGACTGGAGGAAGGAGAGATGCAAGGGTTGGGAGGTGATCAAGGGAGTGGCATTGACTCAAACTCTAAACTTTCTGAATTCGCTAATCGACCAG gccTGCCTGGTCAGTCTGGAGATCAGAGGATATTACAGCAAATGCCAATGCAGTTTATGCcccaacaacagcagcaacaacagatACAGcaaatgcagcagcagcagcagcagttacaacaacaacagcagcagcagcaacaaatgCAGCAGCAACAGATGCAACAACAGCATCAACAGATCCAGCAGCAGCAAATGCAACAGCAACAAATGCAGATGCAGACTATGCAGGGTCCTCAAGGTCAAGCTGGAACATCACAAGGACCCCATCATGTCCAGACCCAGATTCATTCACAACAGTCAATGCAGAtgcaacaccaacaacaacaacaaccaccaccACAACATCTTCAACAACAACTGCAGTCACAgccacaacagcaacaacaacaacaggcacagcagcagcaacaacaacaacatcagcagcaacagcaacaaatgaTGATGATGCTTAAAATGCAACAAGAAGCTAAAAATCGAATGACACTACAGCAAGGTGGGCACATGCAAAAGGGTTTAGTCAATCCTAATGATCCATCTCAGAGAATGCCTGTATCACAACCAGGCAACATGCCTGTAATGATCGATCTTCAAGGGCATGGAGGTGTTCCACCTTCTCCTGATAAAGCCAGAGGAATGCCACTCATGGTAAATCCAACTCTTACTGGACCAGCAAGAAGGACACCCCATTCAGAGGTTGGACAACCAACACCACCAGAGGAAACCCCTGGAAACCATAGCATGCAGGACCGGGGACCCCTTGAAATTGGTCAACAGTCAGGAAATGGAAATCAACCAATGATTCCCAATCAAGGTCCTAATACTCATTTAATGAAATCCGTGCCTTTATCAGTGCCCCACCAGCCAGGAGCAAGTCCCCAGCAGCAGTCCCAGCAAGTGGCAGCAATGGCTGGCTCACATAATATTCACTTTTCCAGTGCTCCGGCAGTTTCCCAAAGTTCCCGCCCTAAAACCCCTAACCGAGCCAGTCCTCGGCCATATCACCACCCTTTAACTCCAACCAACCGTCCACCTAGTACTGAACCCTCTGAAATAAATCTGTCCCCTGAGAGACTGAATGCCTCTATTGCTGGTCTTTTCCCTCCAAAAATTAACATTCCTCTGCCACCGCGGCAGCCAAATCTAAATCGAGGTTTTGATCAGCAAGGACTTAACCCAACTACACTTAAAGCAATTGGCCAGGCTCCACCCAACCTAACAAATCTTCCTGTCAACAATAATACCAGTGGCAACAATAATGGCCCACAGTCTTATCCATCAGGTGTTGGCATGGTAAACTCTGGAGGAAAACAAGATAAACAGACCGGTGTTGGGCATGCTAAAAGAGCTAGTCCCAGTAATAGTCGAAGATCCAGCCCTGCCTCAAATAGAAAAGCTGCCACTCCAAGCCCAGGAAGACAGAAGGGTGCCAAAGCATCATTGACATCACCTCCACATCCGCAGCAAATGATGGTTAGTCCACAGAACGTGATGGTTAGTCCCAACTCAGTGCTCCCAACTACCTCTGCATCTTTGCCATCAGCAGGACCTGGAGAATCACAACAGAGTTTAAATTCTCTGCAAACCCTACCTGGTAGTGCCGATGCAATTAGAGATGGCCAGGTAGTGACTACACAAGCAGAGCAGCATCAGGCAGTTCAGTTTAGAGAGCAGTCTGGTCCTAAAATGGCAAGCCCTCGGGTGCATTCTCAGGAACCCAAACGGCAAGAGCTTAGCAATTTGGTTGAACAGCGTGTTGAAGATAAACAACAACCTCGGACAACACCACAACATGACCATAGCTCTGCTGTATCACCAGCATTTAGAGATGCTCCAACATCTCTGAATCAGCTATTGGACAACACAGGCACCCCATCTTTGTCAGTGAAATCTCAAAATATTCCTCAAGTGGGTGGAGAACTTGTGCAAAAAGAGAGTCCTAATGCTCCATCAGCTCAGGAGAACCAACCTAATCCTGTTGTCTCACAGAGCACAAATATTGGCACCTCCTTGTCTACAAGTGAAACTGATCAGAAACCTAAACCTGCTTCAGTATCAAGTCCAAATCTTGTAGTCAGTAGCAGTGCAAACCTGCAGTCTGTCAGTGCTGTATCAAGTGTTAGTTCAAACCAAACTGTGCTCTTAAGTCTCACTTCAATACCCAACCCTTCAGTAAGTTCAAATCACAATCTTATACCCATCTCAAATGCATCTCAAACTGTCTTGCAAAGGCCCATCTCATCAGTGACAACACCACAAAATCAGATCACGGTCTTTGTAACCTCTAATCCCATTAGCTCTGCTACCAACACAGCTTCTGTCGTTCCTCCTGCTCTTGTATCTAAGGTACTGGCAGTTCCCAATAAAAACATAAGACCTCCTGATATTCGTCAACAAAATCCTACCCAAACGCGTCCACAGTTCATCGCAGGATCTGTGTATTCAATATTTCAAGCTACGCCAGTATCATCAAGTGCTAACGTCATGTCTCAACCTGTCACTATGGTTGGTCCCATAGTCTCTGCAAATATCCAGCTTACTCCTACCCCGGTATTAACTACATCACAACCCTCTGCGCAAGCATCAACATCTATGCTGACAAACTCACCTGCTGTGAGCATAGCTGCTACTCAGCAGAGCCGCACTGTTATTGGTCAGCTTCAAGTTCAAGTACCTGCAAGTCAGGCTTCCCCTGTAAACGTAGTTCTGCCACCTCAACAGCCAAGCCCTGGGGGTCCCAAACAGGAGAGTGTCTCTGAAGCTAGTGGCTCGAAATCTAGTCCTGTTGGGCAGACGGTCTTACATTCTGGCATGTCATCACCCTTTCAGCAGCTATTGGCTTCTCCACCTGCTTGCTCTAGCCCAGGGGCTACGGCTGTTGCCCGCAGAAGTCCTCTGTCTCCAACAACAGTGTTAGCCAAAAGCAGTCCAGTCCAGACTGTTGTAAGCAAACATACCATGCCCAGCATCTCTTCGAGCAATGCCGATGATCAAAAAGAGCGAACCCCTGTCACTCAGATTGGAAAGACTCTGGATGTTGCCACAACTCAAGCTTCTTGTGCAGTTACGTCTGAAACGGTATCTGCACTCCAGCCCACTGCTCCAGTGACCGTTCCAGCTGCTCAAATAGCATCTCAGCAATCTGCACTTCCTCCAAAAGTGTCTTCTCCTGAACCTGTGCCCACTCCTTCTCCAGTCCCTACTTCTACACCATCATCTAATATGCCACCCCCAGCCTCTACCCCTGGAATGGTTCACCTCTCTAGTCCTGTTGCTACTTCTTCACCACCTTCTAGTTTGCCTGCAGTTTTAGTTTCTGCACCCACTGCTGCTCCAGGACCTCCCACTACAACCTCCCGCCCCTCCACAGCAACACAGCTCTCTGGGGAACAGCAGCCTTCTGCACTGGTGGAGACTAGTGGATCTGACTCTGCTGAAACAAAAGCAATTGTAGATGCTCCTGGCATCTCAG CTCATCCTGAAGCTCCACAAGAAGACCAAGCTTCATGTGGCCAAGCTG GACAAGGGGTTACCACTGCAGCAGAACAAGG ATGGGCAAAGAAAAGAAAGACGCCCGTCATCTTAGCCCCAAG GGATACAAGGGCCACCACTGAGAAAGCAAAAGGTCCTAGTCGACGAAGCTCACGAACAGACAAGGAGCCTGAGGAGGAAGCATCTGACAATGGACAGAGAAAAAGAGTTGCTAGGCCAGGCTCAGCCTCATCAAACACAGGAAAAG aaTCAAACACTGGAGCCAGTCCCACGCAGGCAAAACGAAGGAAGTCCAAGTAA